TAGAGGGTGTTCTTGGAATCGCCGCTGCCGCCGCTGACTTTGCTCATAAAAACTTCCCCAAATAGGGTTCCTTGGTTTCGTGCCCGGCTGCGGACGAGCCGCGCCTTGCGATTGGTGTGCCCCGCCAGCCTGCCTCAGGCCTTCGTCCCGGTGCTGCTCCCACTCTAGCGGTGGTGCTCCCGATCTTTGCAAACGCTACGCCAGCGAAGATGAACGGGAGGCAACGATGGGCAAGGCAGACAACCGGCGGGCCGAATCCCGTGCCAAAACATTCGACCACGATAGCCGAAGGGCAATCAACACCCGGTTAAAACCAAGGTGGACCCGCATTTACCTTAGTCAAGGTGCCGCAAATTGAGGCAGCGGAGCAAAATTGGCTCAAACCGGGGATGACGTGCCCTTAGGCCGCGCCCTCACCGTCCCCGGATGCGTCAGGCCGGTTTTCCATGATCTGATCTATCAGCCCGAAATCCTTGGCAGATTCCGGCGTCATGAAGTTGTCGCGCTCCAGCGCGTCCTGCACAGCGTCGATCGGCTGGCCGGTGTGCTTCACATAAATCTGATTGAGGCGTTCGCGCAGCGCCAGCACCTCGCGGGCGTGAATCTCGATGTCGGACGCCTGGCCCTGGAAGCCGCCGGACGGCTGGTGAACCATGATGCGCGCATTCGGCAGGGCGAATCGCATGTCCTTTTCGCCGGCTGCCAGCAGCAGCGAACCCATGGAGGCCGCCTGGCCGATCACCAGGGTGGAGATCTTCGGGCGGATGAACTGCATGGTGTCGTAGATCGCCATGCCGGAGGTCACGATGCCGCCGGGCGAATTGATGTACATGGCGATTTCCTTCTTGGGGTTCTCGGACTCCAGGAAGAGAAGCTGTGCCGTGATGAGGCTGGCCATGCCGTCCTCGACAGGACCGGTCACGAAGATGATCCGCTCCTTCAGCAGGCGGGAGAAAATGTCATAGGCCCGTTCACCCCGGCTGGTCTGCTCCACCACCATGGGCACGAGGTTCATGTAGGTCTCGACGGGATCATGCATCGGGAAAAAGTCCTTAGGGCCAGTGTCGGATCATTCCTCATATGGGATGGGGTCTCATATGGGAACGTCAATGTCGGAGTGGCAAACCCACACGGCGAAAGTGGGGTTCAGCAGGCAGGAAAACGAGGGTCGCCCGCGACGACTCACGGGCGACCCCACATTAGATAGGTCTTGCTGGCCAAACCGTAAAGACGGCGGGATTTTCCGCGCTTGTGCCGCTGTCGGGGTCAGGCCCCGGCGCGGGCGCTGCGCGGGGTGTCCCTAGTCGTCTTTCTTCTTGGCCGCCGTCTTCTTCTTGGCAGCGGTCTTCTTCGTTGCCGTCTTCTTCTTGGCTGCCGTCTTCTTCTTCGGCTTTTCCTCCGCCGCGGCTTCCTCAGCCGGGGCATCCGGATCAGCCAGCAGGTCCTCGCGGCTCACGGTCTCGTCCGACACCTTGGCCAGTTCGAGGATGTAATCGACGACCTTGTCCTCGAACAGCGGGGCGCGGATCTGGGCCTGGGCCTGCGGGTTCTGGGTGTAGAACTGGAAGACCTGCTGTTCCTGGCCCGGGAAATTGCGGGCCTGTTCGGCGATGGCGCGATTCACTTCGTCCTGGGTGACGGTGATCTCGTTCTTGGTGCCGACTTCCGACAGCAGGAGACCAAGACGCACGCGGCGCGCCGCGATGGTCTGGAACTCTTCCTTCTCTTCGTCGGTGATCTCGACGTCGGAGTGATCGTGGTCGTGATCCTGCTCGGAATCATAGTCCTCGGCGCTGTGGGCCTTTTCGGACTGCGCCTGCTGGATAATCTGCTGAAGCTCCTGCTCCAGCATGGTCGGCGGCAGCTCGAAGTCGGTCAGGTCATCGAGGGCGTCGAGCAGGGACCGCTTCACGCGGTTGCGCGAGACATTGCCGTAGTCCTGGCCGATGCGCTCCTTGAGCGCCTCCTTGAGGGCGTCGAGGCTGTCGAGACCCATCTGCTTGGCGAAGTCGTCATCGATCTTGGTCTCGGCCGGACCGGCGACTTCCTGCACCTTCACATCGAACACAGCGTCCTTACCGGCAAGGTGCTCGGCACCATATTCTTCCGGGAAGGTCACATTGACGGTCACGTCGTCACCGGCCTTGGCGCCGATGAGCTGTTCTTCAAAGCCGGGGATGAACTGGCCGGAGCCGATCACCAGCGTCACGCCTTCAGCGGTGCCGCCTTCAAAGGCTTCGTCGCCGATCTTGCCGACGAAATCGATGGTCAGGCGGTCGCCGTCCTCTGCCTTGGCGCCCTCGTCCTTGGCATCGAAGTTCTGCTGCTGCTCGGCCATGCGGGAAATGGCTTCATCCACTTCCTCGTCGGACACCTCGACCACGGGACGGGTCAGGGAGATGGCGGAGAAGTCCGGCAGGTCGAAGTCCGGCATGATCTCGAAGGTGAGCTTGTAGGTGAGGTCGGCCTTGCCTTCCACGACCGGCTCGACTTCGCCCTCGAGTTCGATGTTCGGCTGCAGGGCCGGCTTCAGCTCGCGCTCTTCGATCGCCTTCTGGGAAGTCTCGCCCACGGTCTCCTGGATGACGTCGGTCATCACGGACTTGCCGTAGGTCTTCTTCAGGTGGGACACGGGCACCTTGCCGGGGCGGAAGCCCTTGAGCTGCACCTGGCCCTTGATCTCGTCCAGCTTGGCGTCCAGGCGGGCAGCAAGATCCGCAGCCTCGACAACAACCTTAAATTCGCGCTTCAGCCCTTCGGAGAGGGTCTCGGTGACCTGCATCGCGTCTCAATTCCGTTTCATGTTGGGCGTCGGAGCAGGATGCTCCAATGCCGATACGCTGCGCTTTTCCAGGGTGCTGCGCCTCAGTCACGCGCGCCCCCGGAACAAGGCAGCAAATCCGATCTCAAGTGTCAGGAGTTGGTGCGGGCGGAGGGACTTGAACCCCCACACCTTTCGGCACAAGAACCTAAATCTTGCGTGTCTACCAATTCCACCACGCCCGCGGACCCGCCTGACGGGCGGTGGGCTTTCTACACCATGACGGCAAAAGCGCAAACAGCGAGTTGCGGAGGCCGGCCCGGCGGGCTCAAAGCCAATCAGGCAGGCTGATTCCGGCCGAAGTCATAGGTGTGCAGGCGGCCGGTGCGCTTTGCCCACTTATAGACGGGCTTCGCGCAGGCATTCTGGTGGTGCCAGAGGATCGCCGGCATGGCGCCAAGGCGCGGAATCCAGAAGCGGTCTGCCATGTCTTCCCGCGGGGCGACGGCGCCGAGGCGGATATCCGCGCAGACAATCCCTGCCCCCTCCCCGTAGTGACGGCGGGCGATAATCTCACCTGACCCGTCCACGATCTGGGTTTCGCCCATCAACTGGGTTCGGGTGCCGACAGTCAGGCGCGTGCCGGGCACGGTCAGGAAGCCGCCTTCGAGAATGCCCGCATGGCCTGCATGGATAAGCGGGGCACCGATTAGGCCCGCCAGGCGGCCCGGCGTGGCCCGCATCAGGCGGCCATTGCCCTCATGCGCCGGCTTGATGAAGGATTTGAGGATCTTCCAGCCCGGCTCCGACCACCAATGGGACCCGGTCATCAGGAGGTCCACCTCGCCGCGCAGGCGGCGGGCGGTCTGGATGCGCACCATTTCCCAGCAGACGGCCGCGCCGATGCGGCCCATGCCGGTCCGGATCAGCCCGTCGTCGCAGCCGCCCACGTAAAAGGCGTTCTCGACCATGGTGGGCAGGTCCTTGTCGTGCCGGTGCACGGTGCCGTCGGGCTCGACCAGCACATAGGTGTTGTAGACGTCACCATCGCGCATCTCGAGATAGGAGCCGCCGATCATCACGCCATTGCGGGTGGCTTTCGACGTCAGCATGTCGAGCGCCGGGTTATCCGGCGGCAGCGAGCAGCCGAACAGGCGCTCGTCATAGACGATGCGGGTGGTGAAGAACTCCGGGATGGCGATGATCTTTGCCCCCTGCGCCACCGCTTCGTCGATCAGGCGCGCCGCGTGGTCGATGTTGTAGGGCACGTCAGCGACGCGGCCCTCCATCTGCACGGCGGCAACGCAGGTGAGTTTCGTGTCGTTGACGGTGTTGGTGTCGGTCGCGGTCATGGGGGTGCTCCCTGGGTGATTATCGCGTGAGCCAGGCTGCCAGCAGCCAGAGATAGGCGGGCGTGATGATCAGGAAGGAGAGGATCGAGAAACGGCGCATGCCGGTCTGTTCGGCAACGGGTTTGCGCGACATGGCCATGAGCAGAAAGGGAAACGGATTGGTCCATGACCCGATCAGCAGCAGGATGGCCGCGCCCACCGGAATGGCCGGAAAGACGGTGGCGATGACCATCTGCAGAATGCCCATGAAGACATTGTCGAGATGGTATTGCAGCAGGCGTTTGGCGTGGCGCAGCGGCCCCACCTTCTCCATGCCGCTATAGAGCATGGCCAGCGGCCAGCCGATGAGCACGGCCAGCGTTACCTGGATTAGCCCGGATGTAATCAGCACTTCAGACATTATTCCCCCCAGTCAACTCGGATGCCTTTCGTTCGGATATCTTCCGTATGTCCATTTCCTTCGACAATCCTTCCTGTAGAATTGCCCTATTGCCCCAGTTTGCACAGGATGAATGGAACTGTAATGTCTAAGTTTTTCGACAGTCTGGAGCGCGACCTGGAGGCGCTGGGGCTGGGCGGCCGGCTGGGGGCCTATTACATCGCCGCGCTGAAGATGGGCAGCGCCCCGGTCCACACCATCGCGCGGGAGGCCGGCATCGGGCGCACCACGGCCTATGCGCTGGTGGAGCGGCTGCGGGATGAGGGACTGGTCACGCTGGTGCAGAAATCCGGCCGCACCCATGTGGTGGCGGAAAATCCGGATGTGCTGTCGCGCAACCTCGAAACCCGCAAGCAGCGGCTGGAGGGGATGTTGCCCACCCTGCGGGCGCTCTACCAGGAAGGCGACGTGACGCCGCGCTTTCAGGTCTATGAGGGGGTCGAGGGGATCGAGACGGTTCTCAACACGGTGCTGCTCGCCGAAACACAGACCGTGCGCGCCATCCTGTCGATGCAGGAACTGATGCGGATGCCGGGGCTGGACGTGATCGACCGTTTCGCCTCGCGCCGGGTGGCCGCGGGCAAGTGGCTCAACGTGTTGCGGTCACGGGTCGAGGAAACAGACGACATCTGGCCGGACAGTGCCGCGGACCTGCGGCGGGTGCGCTATGCGCGGGCGGACGCGCCCTTTGTCAGCAATCTCTTCCTGTTCGACAACAAGATCGGCGTCATCTCCTCGCGGCGGGAGAATTACGGGCTGATCCTTGAAAGCCACGAATTCGCCAATCTGCAGATCGCCCTGTTCGACGTCATGTGGGAGCAAAGCAGCGGCGCATCCGGCACGGGCTCGACATAGCTCATCCAGCCCGGAGGGGCCGGTCATACCATTGCACGTCCCAGTAGCGGCCGAACTTGAAGCCCACTTCGGGGAAGACGCCGCAGGGCTCAAACCCCATGCGCCGGTGCAGGGCGTCTGATGCGTCATTGGGCAGCGTCATGCCGGCCAGCAGCCGGTGGACTGGGGCACCTTCCAGCGCGTGGAACAGCGCTTCATAAAGGGCGCGTCCGAGCCCCTGCCCGCCGAAGCCGTCGCGGATATAGATGGTGGTCTCCACCGACCGGTCATAGGCCGCCTTGGCGCGGAACGGCATGGTGCCCGCATAGCCAAGAATCTCGCCACCCCGCTCGGCCACCAGCAATTGGTGCGGCCCGGTCTCGCGGAACTGGCCCAGCCAGGCTGCCCGCGTCTCCACCGTGAACGGCTCGATATCGAAGGTGATCGCCGTCTCGCGCACATAGTGGTTGTAGAGATCAACGATCTGCGCGAGGTCCGCGTCGCGGGCGTGGCGGGTAACGGCGGTGGTGGCGGTCATGGCAGATAGGCCTCCAGCTCTTCCAGCACCTCCGGCAGCATGTCGGGCAGGTCTTCGGCGATGAGGCCGGGGCCGAAGCGGGTTGCGGCTTCGCCGTGCAGCCAGACGCCGATGCAGGCGGCCTCGAAGGCGGGCACACCTTGCGCA
The sequence above is drawn from the Pyruvatibacter mobilis genome and encodes:
- a CDS encoding GNAT family N-acetyltransferase; the protein is MTATTAVTRHARDADLAQIVDLYNHYVRETAITFDIEPFTVETRAAWLGQFRETGPHQLLVAERGGEILGYAGTMPFRAKAAYDRSVETTIYIRDGFGGQGLGRALYEALFHALEGAPVHRLLAGMTLPNDASDALHRRMGFEPCGVFPEVGFKFGRYWDVQWYDRPLRAG
- a CDS encoding carbon-nitrogen hydrolase family protein; translated protein: MTATDTNTVNDTKLTCVAAVQMEGRVADVPYNIDHAARLIDEAVAQGAKIIAIPEFFTTRIVYDERLFGCSLPPDNPALDMLTSKATRNGVMIGGSYLEMRDGDVYNTYVLVEPDGTVHRHDKDLPTMVENAFYVGGCDDGLIRTGMGRIGAAVCWEMVRIQTARRLRGEVDLLMTGSHWWSEPGWKILKSFIKPAHEGNGRLMRATPGRLAGLIGAPLIHAGHAGILEGGFLTVPGTRLTVGTRTQLMGETQIVDGSGEIIARRHYGEGAGIVCADIRLGAVAPREDMADRFWIPRLGAMPAILWHHQNACAKPVYKWAKRTGRLHTYDFGRNQPA
- a CDS encoding TrmB family transcriptional regulator → MSKFFDSLERDLEALGLGGRLGAYYIAALKMGSAPVHTIAREAGIGRTTAYALVERLRDEGLVTLVQKSGRTHVVAENPDVLSRNLETRKQRLEGMLPTLRALYQEGDVTPRFQVYEGVEGIETVLNTVLLAETQTVRAILSMQELMRMPGLDVIDRFASRRVAAGKWLNVLRSRVEETDDIWPDSAADLRRVRYARADAPFVSNLFLFDNKIGVISSRRENYGLILESHEFANLQIALFDVMWEQSSGASGTGST
- the tig gene encoding trigger factor — encoded protein: MQVTETLSEGLKREFKVVVEAADLAARLDAKLDEIKGQVQLKGFRPGKVPVSHLKKTYGKSVMTDVIQETVGETSQKAIEERELKPALQPNIELEGEVEPVVEGKADLTYKLTFEIMPDFDLPDFSAISLTRPVVEVSDEEVDEAISRMAEQQQNFDAKDEGAKAEDGDRLTIDFVGKIGDEAFEGGTAEGVTLVIGSGQFIPGFEEQLIGAKAGDDVTVNVTFPEEYGAEHLAGKDAVFDVKVQEVAGPAETKIDDDFAKQMGLDSLDALKEALKERIGQDYGNVSRNRVKRSLLDALDDLTDFELPPTMLEQELQQIIQQAQSEKAHSAEDYDSEQDHDHDHSDVEITDEEKEEFQTIAARRVRLGLLLSEVGTKNEITVTQDEVNRAIAEQARNFPGQEQQVFQFYTQNPQAQAQIRAPLFEDKVVDYILELAKVSDETVSREDLLADPDAPAEEAAAEEKPKKKTAAKKKTATKKTAAKKKTAAKKKDD
- a CDS encoding ATP-dependent Clp protease proteolytic subunit; the protein is MHDPVETYMNLVPMVVEQTSRGERAYDIFSRLLKERIIFVTGPVEDGMASLITAQLLFLESENPKKEIAMYINSPGGIVTSGMAIYDTMQFIRPKISTLVIGQAASMGSLLLAAGEKDMRFALPNARIMVHQPSGGFQGQASDIEIHAREVLALRERLNQIYVKHTGQPIDAVQDALERDNFMTPESAKDFGLIDQIMENRPDASGDGEGAA